A region of Plectropomus leopardus isolate mb chromosome 16, YSFRI_Pleo_2.0, whole genome shotgun sequence DNA encodes the following proteins:
- the LOC121955220 gene encoding dihydrolipoyllysine-residue succinyltransferase component of 2-oxoglutarate dehydrogenase complex, mitochondrial-like, with amino-acid sequence MLSRSRCAYRTLGRSLSAVSQANNVLVRQSVSGLPVCSRLVYRNSQLCEFPSSANVLHIRYFKTSSVHRDEVVTVKTPAFAESVSEGDVRWEKAVGDSVTEDEVVCEIETDKTSVQVPAPAAGVIEELLVPDGGRVEGGTPLFKLRKGAVAAKAAPSPAAEAPAAAPPPPPPPPPAPTPTAMPPVPPVPPQPVQAKPVSAIKPTAAAPAPAPPAAAGRGENRVKMNRMRLRIAQRLKEAQNTCAMLTTFNEVDMSNIQDMRNIHKDAFLKKHNIKLGFMSAFVKAAAHALTEQPAVNAVIDDTTKEIVYRDYIDISVAVATPKGLVVPVIRNVETMNFADIEKTINALGLKARNNELAVEDMDGGTFTISNGGVFGSMFGTPIINPPQSAILGMHGIFDRPMAINGKVEIRPMMYVALTYDHRLVDGREAVTFLRKIKAVVEDPRVLLLDM; translated from the exons ATGTTATCACGGTCCAGATGTGCATACCGGACGCTTGGTCGCTCTCTGTCGGCGGTGAGCCAG gcCAATAATGTGCTTGTCCGACAAAGTGTATCAG gCCTCCCTGTCTGCAGCCGGCTAGTTTACAGGAATTCTCAGCT ATGTGAATTTCCATCATCAGCGAATGTCCTCCACATCAGATACTTCAAGACGTCTTCTGTTCACA GGGATGAGGTTGTCACAGTCAAAACTCCTGCGTTCGCAGAGTCTGTTTCAGAGGGGGATGTGAGGTGGGAGAAAG cTGTGGGCGACTCAGTGACAGAAGATGAGGTGGTGTGTGAAATTGAAACTGACAAG ACCTCAGTACAAGTCCCCGCTCCGGCAGCCGGTGTAATTGAGGAACTGCTGGTGCCTGATGGAGGGAGGGTAGAAGGAGGGACGCCTCTCTTCAAACTCCGGAAAGGAG CTGTTGCTGCCAAAGCTGCTCCCTCCCCAGCTGCAGAGGCACCAGCTGCagcccctccacctccaccaccacctcctccagctccaACCCCCACTGCCATGCCTCCAGTGCCCCCAGTGCCACCACAGCCTGTCCAAGCCAAACCTG TTTCTGCCATCAAGCCgacagctgcagctccagcaccagctcctcctgcagcagcaggccGAGGAGAAAACAGg GTGAAGATGAACCGTATGAGGTTGAGGATCGCTCAGAGGCTAAAGGAGGCTCAGAACACCTGCGCAATGTTGACCACCTTCAACGAGGTGGACATGAG TAACATTCAGGACATGAGGAACATTCACAAGGATGCTTTCTTGAAGAAGCACAACATCAAACTGGGATTTATGTCAGCGTTTGTGAAGGCTGCAGCACACGCTCTGACTGAACAACCTGCCGTCAATGCTG TTATTGATGATACAACCAAAGAGATTGTCTACAGGGACTACATAGACATTAGCGTCGCTGTGGCAACTCCAAAG gGGCTTGTTGTACCTGTGATCCGTAACGTTGAGACCATGAACTTTGCTGACATTGAGAAAACCATTAATGCACTGGggttaaag GCTCGTAACAATGAGCTCGCTGTTGAGGACATGGATGGAGGCACCTTTACCATCAGCAACGGTGGCGTGTTTGGCTCCATGTTCGGTACGCCCATCATCAACCCCCCCCAATCTGCCATCCTGGGCATGCACGGCATCTTCGACCGACCTATGGCCATCAATGGCAAG GTTGAGATCCGGCCCATGATGTATGTGGCGCTGACGTATGACCACCGACTCGTTGACGGCAGAGAAGCGGTAACTTTCTTACGCAAGATCAAAGCGGTGGTGGAAGATCCACGAGTGCTGCTTCTGGATATGTGA
- the LOC121955158 gene encoding leucine-rich repeat-containing protein 74A-like has product MDQCEEVKEEQLSDQSNQHPVEDKEKPTRGQEGDSGDQWDTDLETEDAKNQTHSLSFAERYLQACQGIGTFPVSSFLRHLDEANVILNHYVMGPLGAKAVAVVLQNDNTISNLELEDNALKAEGTRYLMEMLQTNISIQSLNLSNNQLHLEGADMVSKMLKDNYNIKSIKLSGNDFDDSAAKYFADALKGDFVLKELDLSHNNFCDTGGEHLGQILATNLGIEVLNLSWNQLRMSGAVALSAGLKVNSTLKQLELSRNGFGQIEAESLGLALKQNNALVLLDLSFNHISDQAVRGLCQGLATNDTLRVLKLSNNPLTNTGALTLLQTVKNNTKSAVQEIDISTVFVYEAFMELLEETHKRRPSLVVEYSIMLSVIRNLSALQIFQKFLEERNESIVDFFQALDKEGTMKVSNSAFRTAVKEANVPLNQRQLEWLIRKFDKNCAATITYSLLSCHSCRAVQHH; this is encoded by the exons ATGGATCAGTGTGAGGAGGTCAAAGAGGAGCAGCTGTCTGATCAGTCAAACCAGCATCCAGTGGAGGACAAGGAGAAGCCGACCCGGGGTCAAGAGGGCGACAGTGGTGATCAGTGGGACACTGACCTGGAAACAGAGG ATGCCAAAAATCAGACACACAGTTTGTCCTTTGCAGAGCGTTACCTGCAGGCCTGTCAGGGGATAGGGACCTTTCCAGTTTCTTCCTTCCTCCGTCACTTGGATGAAGCCAATGTCATCCTGAACCATTATGTTATGGGCCCCCTAGGGGCCAAAGCTGTGGCCGTAGTTCTGCAA aaTGACAATACCATCTCCAATCTTGAGCTTGAGGACAATGCTCTCAAAGCAGAGGGGACACGCTATCTGATGGAGATGCTTCAAACTAACATCAGCATCCAGAGTCTG AATCTTTCCAACAACCAGCTGCACCTTGAGGGAGCGGACATGGTCTCCAAAATGCTGAAAGACAATTACAACATTAAATCCATCAAACTCTCAG GAAATGACTTTGATGATTCTGCTGCCAAATACTTTGCTGATGCTTTAAAG GGCGACTTTGTGCTCAAAGAGCTGGACCTCAGTCACAACAACTTCTGTGATACAGGAGGGGAACACCTGGGGCAAATATTAG CCACAAATTTAGGTATTGAAGTCTTAAATCTGAGCTGGAATCAACTTCGTATGAGTGGTGCAGTGGCTTTGAGTGCTGGGCTGAAG GTGAACTCGACTCTAAAGCAGCTTGAGCTGTCGCGGAATGGTTTTGGACAAATCGAGGCAGAGTCACTGGGTTTAGCCCTGAAACAAAATAACGCTCTAGTGCTGCTGGACCTCAGCTTTAACCATATCAGCGACCAGGCTGTGAGGGGGCTCTGCCAGGGCCTGGCCACCAACGACACCCTCAGGGTCCTGAAG CTCTCCAATAACCCTCTGACAAATACTGGAGCTCTGACTCTGCTCCAGACAGTTAAGAACAACACGAAATCAGCAGTGCAGGAGATCGATATTTCT ACCGTGTTTGTGTATGAAGCCTTTATGGAGCTGTTGGAAGAAACCCATAAGAGGCGTCCTTCTCTGGTTGTTGAGTACAGCATCATGCTCTCCGTCATCAGGAACTTATCTGCCCTCCAAATCTTTCAG AAATTCCTTGAAGAGAGAAACGAGAGCATCGTAGATTTCTTCCAAGCTCTGGATAAAGAAGGAACCATGAAAGTCTCCAACTCGGCCTTCAGGACGGCTGTAAAG GAAGCTAACGTACCTCTGAATCAGCGGCAGCTTGAGTGGTTGATCAGGAAGTTTGACAAGAACTGCGCAGCCACCATCACCTACAG TTTGCTGAGCTGTCATAGCTGCAGAGCCGTACAGCACCACTGA
- the LOC121956014 gene encoding jun dimerization protein 2-like: MMPGQIPDPSLAAGSLPCLGPLAGISATTLTDQLKLADFRQLGTMLSPLHFLGRLGKRPLAIKTEMDEDEERRKRRREKNKVAAARCRNKKKERTDFLQRESERLEMVNSDLKAQIEELRLERQQLMVMLNLHRPTCIVRTDSVKTPESEANPLLEQLSADAK, translated from the exons ATGATGCCGGGACAGATACCTGACCCTTCGCTGGCGGCGGGCTCCCTGCCCTGCCTGGGCCCGCTGGCGGGCATCTCGGCCACCACACTCACTGACCAGCTCAAGCTGGCTGACTTCCGCCAGCTGGGTACCATGCTTTCCCCGCTGCATTTCCTGGGGAGGCTGGGGAAGAGGCCGCTGGCCATCAAGACAGag ATGGATGAAgacgaggagaggaggaaacgGAGACGAGAGAAAAACAAGGTAGCAGCAGCGCGATgccgaaacaaaaaaaaggaacgAACTGACTTCCTTCAAAGG GAGTCGGAGCGTCTAGAGATGGTGAACTCCGACCTGAAGGCCCAGATCGAGGAGCTCCGCCTGGAGAGGCAGCAGCTAATGGTGATGCTCAATCTCCACCGGCCCACCTGCATCGTGAGGACCGACAGCGTCAAAACACCCGAGAGCGAGGCCAACCCACTGCTGGAGCAGCTGTCCGCCGACGCCAAGTGA